The Longimicrobium sp. genomic interval GACCAGGGGCGACATGCCCATCAGCGTGCCCGTGCACATGATCATGACGGCCATGAACAGCGCGTTGCCCAGCCCCGCCGCCGCCAGGGGCCCCGCGCCCAGCGGCCCCACCATGATGGTGTCGGTGGTGTTCATGGCGATAGCGCCCAGCTGGCTCACGATGATCGGCCCCGCGATGCGCAGCAGGGCCCGGAGTTCGTGCAGGTACAGCAGCGTGCGGCGGCGTCCGCCCGGGCGCGGAGCCCTGCGCGGCGCGACGGGGGCGGGCGCAACCCCCACGGGCATCGTCATCTACGCATGGAAACGGAAGGAAACATAAGATAGTGGACAGGGCGGCCGGGGGGAACCTCCCGGGCCGCAAAAAAAGGGCGGGGCCCCGCGCCGGGGCCCCGCCGTGTTGCCGCCGGCCGTGGCCGCCCTCAGTTGCGCTCCTGCGCGCGGATGGGCGCCGGGGCCGACAGCAGCTTGCCGTCCGCCGCAGACAGGAGGGCCTCGGCAAAGTCCTGGCGCTCCTCGATCTGGTCCAGCCGCCCGTCGATGCTGGAAAGCACCTCGCGGATGCGGGTGAGCTCGGCCTCGGGAGTGCCCTTGAGCGTGGCCGCCGTCTTGGCGTCCAGGAACGTGCCCAGCCGCAGGGCGATGGGCCGAAGGATGAGCACGGCGCCGGTGGTGAGCGCTACCGTGCACATCACGATCACCTGCGCGAGTTCTGACGACATGGGTGGTACTCCGGGAACGAGGCTTTTCCGGGCCTACGGATGAACGGGGCCGCGTGTTTCGCGGGGCGCCGGGCGGCGGCGGGCCGCCACGAGCCGGGGCGCCAGCCGCGCCAGCATCAGCGCGGCGAACACGGCGGCGAAGATCAGCGGGTCGCGCAGGTCCTTCTTTACCAGCCACAGGAAGTGCAGCACGCCGAGCCCCGCAGCAAGATACACCAGTCGGTGGAGTTTCTGCCACCTCTTTCCCAGCCGGCGGATGGACGCCTTCGTCGACGTGAGCGCCAGGGGCACCAGCAGCAGGAACGCCGCGAAGCCCACCGTCACGTACGGGTGCTTCACCACGTCCTCGACGATGAAGCCGAGGGAGAAGCCCTGGTCCACCAGGTAGATGGCGAGGTGAAGGCAGACGTACAGGAAGGCGCACAATCCCAGCGTCCGCCGCGCCGGGGCCAGCCAGTTCCACCCCGTCCAGCGGCGGACGGGGGAGATGGCCAGCGTCAGCATCAGCATCAGCAGGGTCGCGAAGCCGGTGCGGTGGGTGACCTCTTCGATGGGCTCGGCGCCCAGGCCGCCCGTGAACCCCGCGGCCACGATCAGCGCCAGCGGCACCAGCCCGCCCGCCCACGCCGCCGGGCGAATCCAGCGCGCGGCGCGCAGCTGCCAGGGCGCGGGATGGGCCACGGCTAGAAGTTGCGCCGCAGGTCCATCCCGCGGTACAGGCTGGCGACCTCGGGGTAGCCGTTGAAGGGGAGCGTGGCCCGCTTGCGCCACTCGCCGATCCGCCGCTCGCGGGCCTGCGTCCACCGGGGATGGTCCACCGCCGGGTTCACGTTGGCGTAGAACCCGTACTCGGTGGGCGCCGAGCGGGCCCAGCTGGTGGCGGGCATCCGCTCGGTGAAGCGGATGCGTACGATGGACTTGATGGACTTGAAGCCGTACTTCCACGGCACCACCAGCCGCAGCGGCGCGCCGTTCTGCGCCGGCAGGTCGCGGCCGTACAGCCCCGTCGCCAGCAGCGTCAGGGGATGCATGGCCTCGTCCAGCCGCAGCCCCTCCACGTACGGCCAGTCCAGCACGCTCCGCCGCTGCCCGGGCATCTGCGCCGGGTCCAGCAGGGTGGTGAACTCCACGAAGCGCGCGCCGGGGCGGGGCCGGGCGCGGGCGATCACGTCCCGCAGCGGAATGCCGCGCCAGGGGATGACCATCGACCACGCCTCCACGCAGCGCAGCCGGTAGGTGCGGTCTACCTTCTGGTGCGGGCGAACCAGGTCGTCGAAGGCGTAGCGCCCGGGCCGGTCGCACAGGCCGCCGATCTCCACCGTCCACGGGCGGGTGCGCAGCGTGCGCGGGGCCAGGCGCGCCGGGTCGCTCTTGTCGGTGCCGAACTCGTAGAAGTTGTTGTACGAGGTGATGTCTTCGAACGAGTTGGGCTCGTCGCGCTGCGCCGCCTCCGCGTCGCTCATGGTGCACGCGGCCAGCGACGTGGGAAGCGCGCTCGCGGCCAGCGCCCCCGCCGCCGCGCCGAAGAACTGGCGGCGGTTCAGGTACGTCGCTTCCGGAGTGATCTCGGACGACGGGATCTCGGGCTTTCGGATGAGCATGCTACACCTTCTTCTCTCGACGGAGGGGCCGGGTGCGTCCGGCCCACGCACCTGTAACTCCAAGGTACGTGCAAGGTTCCCCCGCGCAAGACGCCGGCCGGGGTCCCTGGTGACATAGAGAGATACGTCGCCGGGGTCCCGGCCGGATTCGTCCTCAGCGATGCGAGTGCACCTCGCCGCCTGCCCGGTGCTCGCCGCGCTGGAACGCCAGGAAGGCGTGGATGGCCCGCAGCGCCTCCGCGTCCGCCGTGATGATGCGCACCTGGCCACCGCGCGGCAGGTCGCGGTAGGTGTAGCGGATGGATGCGCGGCGCGCGGCCATCACCTCCGTGCCCGGCACGGTACCGGCGTGCACGAAGCCCGGCGTGCGGAAGTCGCCTTCGCTGAACGCCTGCGCGATGGACGCGAGGTGCGCGCGGATGGTCGCCACGCCCTCAGGGTCGTCGGATTCGCGCTGGAGCTCGATGCGCCCGCCATCGACGAGGGAGTCGAAGCGGTGCGTGGACGTGTACTGGTCCACGCCCATCGCCTGCGCGCCGCGGTCCTGCAGCGCGGCGAATCCGCTCTCCGCCGTCTGCGCGGGCGGATGATGGGCGGCGTGGTTCTGCGGCGTGTGCTGGGCACAGGCGGCCATCGGAGCGGCGAGGGCGGCGGCGAGAGCGAGGTGGATGATGCGCATCGTGAGATCTCCCGTACGGATGATGTCGGTTCACGGCGGCCCGATGGCCGCTCACTCACGCTAACGGCGGCGGCGCCCGCGCGAAGGAACCTGGGTCACACCCGATGATCGATCCCGATGACCTCCTCGCCATCCCCCTCCTCGCCGGGCTGAACGATGCAGCCCGGCGCGACCTGGCGGCGCGCTCCGCCACGCGCACCTTCGCGCCGGGCGAGGTGCTGTGGAGCGCGGGCGCGGAGCCCCGCGGCTTCTTCGTGGTGCTGGAGGGCGAGGTGCGCGTCGTCCGCTCCGTGGGCGGGCGGCAGCACGTAATCCACGTGGAGGGACCCGGTGGCACACTGGGCGACGTGGCGCTGTTCGCGGGCGAGCGCTATCCCGCGACGGCCATCGCGTCCCGGCGCACCACCTGCGTGGCGGTAACGCGCGACGGGCTGCTGGCCGCCATCCGCCAGGACCCGGAGCTGGCCTTGGCGTTGCTGGGGCGGCTCGCGGGCCGCGTGCGGCAGCTGATCGGGCGGCTGGACGGCGCCACGTCGCGGAGCGTGAGGGCGCGCCTGGCGGGCTATCTGCTCGACCGGCGCGAGCGCGTCGGCCGCGACACCTTTCCGCTGGGCAGAACGCAGGCTCAGGT includes:
- a CDS encoding Crp/Fnr family transcriptional regulator — its product is MIDPDDLLAIPLLAGLNDAARRDLAARSATRTFAPGEVLWSAGAEPRGFFVVLEGEVRVVRSVGGRQHVIHVEGPGGTLGDVALFAGERYPATAIASRRTTCVAVTRDGLLAAIRQDPELALALLGRLAGRVRQLIGRLDGATSRSVRARLAGYLLDRRERVGRDTFPLGRTQAQVAEELGTVREVVVRTLRSLRDQGVIRAEPRGALTVLDAARLAELANT
- a CDS encoding protein-methionine-sulfoxide reductase heme-binding subunit MsrQ translates to MAHPAPWQLRAARWIRPAAWAGGLVPLALIVAAGFTGGLGAEPIEEVTHRTGFATLLMLMLTLAISPVRRWTGWNWLAPARRTLGLCAFLYVCLHLAIYLVDQGFSLGFIVEDVVKHPYVTVGFAAFLLLVPLALTSTKASIRRLGKRWQKLHRLVYLAAGLGVLHFLWLVKKDLRDPLIFAAVFAALMLARLAPRLVAARRRPAPRETRGPVHP
- the msrP gene encoding protein-methionine-sulfoxide reductase catalytic subunit MsrP — encoded protein: MLIRKPEIPSSEITPEATYLNRRQFFGAAAGALAASALPTSLAACTMSDAEAAQRDEPNSFEDITSYNNFYEFGTDKSDPARLAPRTLRTRPWTVEIGGLCDRPGRYAFDDLVRPHQKVDRTYRLRCVEAWSMVIPWRGIPLRDVIARARPRPGARFVEFTTLLDPAQMPGQRRSVLDWPYVEGLRLDEAMHPLTLLATGLYGRDLPAQNGAPLRLVVPWKYGFKSIKSIVRIRFTERMPATSWARSAPTEYGFYANVNPAVDHPRWTQARERRIGEWRKRATLPFNGYPEVASLYRGMDLRRNF